The genomic window CCGCGCCCGTGGCACGCGCAGCGCGACGGCGCCGGAGCTCGAAGCTCCGACGCCGTCGCGGTCTGGTGATGCGGAGTGGCTGGCAGGCCTAGCCGCACTTGGACTGGTAGACGGCATCCTTCGCGTCGCCGTCGACGTTGTCCTTGGTGATGATGGTGAAGCCGGTCTGGATCTTGGCCTCGACCTTGTCGCCGTTCAGCGCAGCGATCGCCTGGGCGACACCGTCGGAACCGATGGTGGCCGGCTCCTGAGCGACGAGCGCCTGGACGGTGCCCTCCTTCAGCTGCTTGACCTGGGCGGGACCCGCGTCGAACCCGACGATGGTGACCGAGTCCTCCTTGCCGGCCTGCTTGACACCGGTCGCGGAACCTTCGGCCGCGAACAGGTTCGCTGCGAAGATGCCCACGATGTCGGGGTCCTTCTGGAGCGCCGCGGTCACGATCTCGGCAGCCGTGGACGGCTCGTTGTGGCTGTACTGCACGCCGAGGTCGGTGAACTTGTCATCGCCCTTGACCGCTTCCTGGAAGCCCTCGGCACGGGCGTCCGTGGTCGAGATGCCGGGGTCGACCGAGACCACGAGGACCTTGCCGCCCTCAGGGTGCGCTTCCTTGATCGCGTCGAACGCCGCAGCGCCGCCGCCCTTGTTGTCGCTCGAGATCTGCGAGACCGCGAACGACGGGTCGTCGACGGTGGTGTCGACGAGGACGACCTTGATGCCCGCGTCGGCCGCAGCCTTCAGCGGGGCCTCCATGGCCTTCACGTCGGTCGGGGCGACCAGGATCGCGTCCGGCTTCGAGGCGACGACCGAGTCGACGAGCGGCTTCTGCAGCGTCGGGTCGAACTTCTCCGGACCCTGGGTCGTGACCGTCGCGCCGGCATCCTTCGCCGCCGATTCGATACCGCACTGCATCGAGATGTAGAACTCGTCGCCTGCGACGCCCTGGATGAACGCGATCTTGTAGCCGTCGGAACCTGCGCCTGCGCTGCTGCCGCCCGAGCTCGCGCCACCGGAACACCCGGTGAGCATGAGGCCTGCCGACGCGCCGAGCGCGAGGACTCCGAGAACTGACTTCTTCCACTTCATTGTGATTTCCCGTTTCTCTTGAACTGCTGGACTACTGGGATGGTGCGGGGGGTGTTGATCTGTGTAGGGGTTATTTCTTCTTCCTGCTGACGAGGGCTCGCCAGAAGCTCGTGGATCCACCGCGGGCTGCGGAGGAACGGCGGACCTGGTCGACGTAGACGGCCAGGATGAGGACGGCGCCGACCGCGACCTGCTGCCAGAAGGGCTGCACGCCGGTGATGACGAAGCCGTTCTGGAGGACGGCGGGGATGAACAGACCGACGACGGTGCCGAAGATCGTCCCGTAGCCACCGAAGAGCGAGGTGCCACCGATGACGACCGCGGCGATGACGTTCAGGTTCGTCTGCGACTGACCGGCGATCGCGGTGGTGCCGAACTGCGACAGCGACAGGATGCCGGCGAGACCCGCGAGGCCACCCGAGATCGCGTAGATGCGGATGAGGTGACGGTCGACCTTCACGCCGACGCGTCGTGCCGCCTCCTCGCTCGAGCCCACCGCGTAGGTGTACAGGCCGAACTTCGTCTTGTGGAGGACGAGCGCACCGATGATGACGACGACGAGGGCGATGACCGAGATGATCGGGACTGCGCCGAAGATGTTGCCGTACCCGATCGAGTCGGTGAGGACCGACGGCACCTCGCGGATGTCGACGCCGCCGGTGAGGATCTGGGCGAGGCCGAGCGCCATGCCGAGGCTACCGAGGGTGACGATCAGCGGCGGCACCTTCGCTTTGGAGATGAGGATGCCGTTGAAGGTACCCCAGAGGATGCCGACGCCGATCGACACGAGGATGCCGACGATCGCGGTCCCCCAGTCGTCGCCGCCCATGGCCCGCATCGTCGTCGCGGACACGACGCCCGAGAAGACGAGGACGGAGCCGATCGAGAGGTCGATGCCGGAGGTGATGATGACGTAGGTCATGCCGACGCCGAGCACCGCGAGGATGGAGGCGTTCTGCACGACGAGCCGCAGGTTGGACAGCTGCGCGAAGGTGTCGGGTGCGATCGCGGAGAAGATCGCGATGACGACGAGGAGGACGATGAAGATCTGGAAGGCCTGAGCCTTGAAGAGCTTCTTGATCGGGGTCTCCCGGTCCTTGGCCGTCTCGATGGCGGTCGTCTCCGGCCCCATCTCGGCCTGCTTCACCGCGCTCATGCGACGTTCCTCGTGCTGGCACCGGTCATGAGACCGACGAGTTCTTCCATGTTCGTGTCCTTCGTGTCGACCGTCGCCGCGCGGTGGCCGAGCCGCAGCACCTGCACGCGGTCGGACACCTCCATGACGTGCGGCATCGAGTGGCTGATGAAGACGACCGCGATGCCCTTGTCGCGCACGCGGCGGATCGTCTCGAGCACGTTCTTCGTCTGACGGACGCCGAGGGCGGCCGTCGGTTCGTCGAGGAAGACGACCTTGTTGGCCCAGTGCACCGCACGGGCGATGGCGATCGCCTGGCGCTGCCCACCGGACATCGCGCCCACCGGGTCGGTGAGCGAACGGACGGTCGCGCCGAGTTCGTCGAAGGCGTGACGCGACTGCTTGCTCATCTCCTTGACGTTCATGAGGCCGAGCAGGCCGCCGAGGCCCGGCCGCATGATCTCGCGGCCGAGGTAGACGTTCTGCACGGGGTCGAGGTGGGGCGCGAGTGCGAGGTCCTGGTAGACCGTCTCGATGCCGAGCGCACTCGACTGCATGGGCGAGGTGAGGGTGATCGGTTCGCCTTCGAACCTGATCACGCCGCTGTCGACCGCGAGGTTGCCGGAGAGTGCCTTGACCAGGGTGGACTTGCCCGCGCCGTTGTCGCCGATGAGGGCGGTGACCTCGCCGGGGTAGACCTCGAAGTCCGCCTCGTCGAGGGCGCGGACGTGCCCGAACTGCCGGGTGAGGCCTCTGGCCTCCAAGACGGGAGTCGTCATGTCGTTCTCGTTCCTTTCCAGCCGGCCCCGGTGGACGGGTCCGGCGTGTGGTGGCTGTCGTACCGCCGTTCGGGGCGGTGGTGTGTGGTGCGCTGCTGCGTGATCTCGGGTCCTGCGTCGAGGGGTGGCGTCATCGGATGTCTCCCGACGCGAGGGTCGCCGGCCAGCCCGCACCGGGTCCGGCTGCGAGCACCGTGCCCGAGCCGCTGACGGTCCAGGGCCCGAACCCGGCCGGGACGGCGAAGACCTCTCCGGCTGCGAAATCGACGGCCTCGGTGCCGGCCTCGGGGACCAGTGCGCCTGCGCCGGTGAGCGCGAGCGCGACCGAGAAGCCTGCGTCAACGGGCGCGCTGCCGTCGGTGCCGGGCGCCACGGCGAAGAGCTGGAAGTAGGGGTCGGCGGCCGCAGGCAACAACGAGACCGGCGCATCCGTCCGGGCGTCGAGGTCGTGCAGCACGACGAGGTGTTCGATCTCGGACTGCGGGAGCGCCTTCGTCGACACCGCGCCCATCACGGTCTCGAACCCAAGGCCGAGGTGGGACTCGTCGCGCGTCGAGGTCGTGACCGACCACTCCAGGAGGATGGAGAGGTCGGTCGGTTCCTGCACCTCCGCGAGGAAGATGCCGCCGTCGATCGCGTGGGCCGTGCCGGCCGGCACGAGGATGCCCATGCCGCGCTCGACGACGATCCGGTTCATGTGCGACAGCATCCACTCGCTGTCCTGGGCGTCGCGACGGCGGTCGAGTTCGTCGGGATCGACGTCCTCGCTCCATCCGAGGTGGACCGCCGAACCGGGCTCGGCGTCGAGGATGAACCAGGCCTCCGTCTTGCCGTAGGCGCAGTCGAGGTGGGAGGCGGCGAACGCCCGGTCCGGGTGGACGTGGACGGGGAGTCGCTGACGGGCGTCGAGCAGCTTGACGAGGATGCCGGTGTCGGCGGCGTCGGTGCCGTGGTCTTGTCCAGCCCCGGTCCACTGCTCGGGGTCGGCCGCGACGAGGTCTCGGAGGAGGACGCCATCGACGGTGCGGGCGAGGCCGATGGCGCCGCCGGGCTCCTGGTCGGCGCGGCTCACGGTCGCTCCGAGCCACTCCTCCGGCTGGAACTCGCTCTGCTGCTCGATACCGCGCAGGCCGGCGATACGGTCGCCGCCGCGGTAGAAGTGCTCGATGAGGTTCGGCGCGAGTCGCGTCGGCTGGGCGAGCCTCGTGGGCTGGGTCGTGCTCATGCTGCTGGTCCTCCGACCATGCTCGTGGTGGACGCGGTGCGTGCGTCCACGGTGTGACGCGGTGCCGGGCCTGGGATCTCTCCGGAACCACGCGACACCAGGGAGGTCGGGACGACCCACTCGCGCGGTTCGTCGGCCGGTGATTCGCGCAGTTCGAGGAGTCGCTCGATCGCGGCGGTGCCGATGAAGAACGGATCCTGGTTGATGCAGCTGACGGCCGGCCGCAGGACGTCGGCGAGGGTGAAGTCGCCGAACGCGATGTGCGCCGTCTCCTCGCGCCCGATGCGGTGCAATGAGCTCGTCAGACCGATCGCCGCCTTCGCGTTCGACGCGAAGAACGCGGTGGGCGGGTCCTCGAGCCCGAGCAGGCGCTCCGTCTCGGCGGCGTAGTCGAGCGAGCCGTCGATGGTCCAGGAGACGAGTGACGGGTCGAGGTCGATCCCCGCCTCGGCCAGGACGTCGGTGTAGCCCTGGTAGCGCCGACGGATGGTGAGGAAGCGTTCGTCCCGGTCGTAGAAGGCGATGCGGGTGTGACCGAGCTCGACGAACTGGCGGATCGCCAGCTGGGTGGCGGCGTAGTCGTCGACCACGACGCTGTCGAAGGCGGCGAGCGGACGGTCGACGGCGACGACGGGCGTCACGTTCCGGAACGCCTCGAGGTAGGGCAGCTCCGCGGCGACCGGGGCGATGATGACGCCGGCGACCTGGTGGCCGGCGATGAACCCGGTGAGCTGGTCGCGCTCGCGCCCCTCGTCGAGCCCGGTGCTCGCGACGAGGACGCTCAGGCCCTCCTTGAGCGCGCGGGCCTCGATGGCGCTGACGAGCGAGGCGAAGAACGGGTCGGCGAGCGAGTCGATGAGGACGCCGATCGCGCCGCCGGTGCCGGACTTCAGCGAGCGGGCGGCCGTGTTGGGCACGTACCCGAGGCGATCGATCGCCTCGAGCACGCGGCTTCGGGTCTCGGGGTGCACGGACGGTTCGCCGTTCACCACCCGCGAGACGGTCTTGATGCTGACGCCGGACTGCGCAGCCACATCCTTGATCCCGGGCGGCCGCATCAGCGGGTCCCCCTGACGGGAAGCGGAACGGGCCGGACGTCGCAGCCGGCCTGGAGCGACGGGACGTGCACACGTGTCCGGATCGGACTGGTCGCGGTGATCGCGGGGTTGCAGGTGCCCATGGGCTCCACCTCCTGACAGCGTTGTCATCGGTCGGGGTGGTGCAGCTGCAGAACCCCGTCGTTCCTTCGTGCGCCTATACTGACCGCAGACCGACAACGTTGTCAAGCAACGTTGTCTGAAAGAGATCAAATTCATTTGGAACTTGCATCGAAGAGGCGTTCAGCCCCCTCGGATGCGGGTCGCCATCCCGGAGTCATCGAGGAGTCAGCGTGATCGTCGTCGTCGCAGGAGCAGCCGGAAGCGGCAAGACCACCCTCGGACGCGAGCTCGCCCGGGCCCTCCGGCTCCCGCTCCTCGACCTCGACACCATCACCAATCCGTTGCTCGACGGTCTCGGTGCGGTGACCGATCCCGACGGTGCCGAGCCGCTCCACTGGAACGACGCGAAGCTGCGCCCGACCATGCGTCCGGCACGGTACGCGGCCCTCCGAGCGGTCCTCGCCGACCAGCGCGACAGCGGTGTCGGCGCGGTGCTCGTCGCGCCCTTCACCGCGGAGCTCCGCGGCGGCGCCGAATGGGACGCGCTCGTCGAGGCGGCAGGGGTCGCCCCGAAGGTCGTCTGGCTGCACGCCGATGCCGCCACGCTCGCAGCCCGCCGGGCCGAACGCGGTGCCGAGCGGGACACGCACATCGTGGACCCGTCCTCCGACACCCCACCCGCCATCGAGCACCTGTCGATCGAAGCGGCGTTGTCCACCTCGCAGCAGCTCGCCGCCGTCCAACGCGCGCTCGGCCTCGGACGGACCATCGAGGCCTCAGCACCGATCTTCGACCAGGTCTTCGCCGCCGGACTCTTCGACCTCGACGGGACCCTCATCGACTCGACGCCGGCCGTGAACCGGTCATGGGCGCAGCTCGCCCGCGAATACGGTCTCGAGGGCGACCTGCTCGCCGCGGGACACGGCCAGCCCGCCGCCCAGGTGCTCGCCGCGATCTTCCCGCCCGAGCAGGTCGCCGAAGCACTCGCACGGATCATCGAGATCGAGGCCGACGAGGTCGCCGACGTCATCGCGCTCCCGGGGGCGGCGGAGGCACTGGCGGCGCTCGGCGACGACGCGAAGGCGATCGTCACGAGCGGCACGAGGCTCATCGCCGGCAACCGGATCGCGGCCGCCGGGCTCGTGCGGCCGGAGGTCGTCGTGACCTTCGACGACGTCACGAAGGGCAAGCCGGACCCCGAACCGTTCCTGCTCGGCCGCACCCGGCTGGGCATGGAGTCGCAGCCGTGCGTCGTGTTCGAGGACGCACCGGCCGGGCTCGCCGCAGCGCGTGCCGCCGGCTGCTGGACGGTCGGCATCGCGGGGACGCACGAGGCGCACGAACTCGATGCGGACCTCGTGATCGACGGCCTCTTCCAACTGCGGCTCGAGCCGGTCACCGAGGGCGGGTTCCGGCTCGTCCCGGTGTCGCTCGGCTGAGCAGCGCCCCGCTCCCTGAGCGCGTCGGAACAGTCTGAGGCTGTCGATGCTCTTCGGCAACCGCGGAGTCTCGTTCCCTGAGCCCGTCGAAGGGCCCACGGGCAACCTTCCCCACCGCACCTCGACAACCGCGGGCACCCGTTCCCTGAGCCTGTCGAAGGGCCCACGAGCAAGCATCAACTGTCGGATAAATGCCCAGATCAGAGGCCCATTCTGCGCGCGTTCGAATGTCAGTGGTCCGTGTTTGGATGGACCCATGACCAGCACCGCACCGAACCCCCTCGCCGCCGCCGCGGCCGGGTTCGATGCCGTGTGGAACGGTGCGCTCGACGCGATCCGTGCCGGCTCGAATGTCGCGGAGCAGCTCGAGAACATGAACGGCGAGGCCCTGTTCCGGGTCCTCGACGAACTCGGTGCCGTGCAGCATGCCGTCGAGGTGCTCGCCGCCCGGGTCACCGGGGCGATCGCGCTCCGCCCGTCGCCCACCGGCCGCGATGGGTCGCTCGTCCGCGCCGCCGGTTACGCCAACCCGGGCGTGATGGTGTCGGAGCGGTGGCGGGTCTCCCGCGCCCGCGGTTCGGCCATCGCCGAGGTCGGCGCCGCGATCACGCAACCACGCGGGCTCCTCGGCGAGCTGGAGGAGTGCCCCTTCCCGGACATCGCCGCCGCCCTCGAGGCGACACCAGCCGCCGACGATTCCTCCGTCTCTGCCGAAACGGACGGTGCCGGGCCCGCTCAGGCCGAGGCTGCTGGCACGGTGCCCGCCCCGCTCAGCGTCGACGGGGCGGCGGTCATCGTCCGCGAACTGCGTAACGCGGGCCGCATCTGCGCCACCGTCGAACTCCAGGCGGCGTCGGTCATCGCGGTCGAGCACGCCGCGAACGCGCCCTTGCAGGATGTCGTCCGGATCGCGAAGCTCATCCGCACCCGCCTCGACCAGGACGGCCGGGAACCCCGCGACGAACTCCTCCGACGAGCCGAACGCGCGACCCTCCGAGAACTCCCCTCCGGCATGACGCTCCTCCGCGCCGAACTGGCCCCCGAAAGCGCCGCGTTCGTCCGCGCCGGCCTCGACGCCCTCATCGGCGCCGGACTGCGCCGACCGTCCTTCGTGGATGCCGACACCGCCGGCGATCAGCCCGACGGCTCCGGCACACCCATGCCAGACGGCCCATCGCTGATCCCCACCGACCGACGCCGCGCGATCGCGCTCACCGAGATCTTCCGCCACACCGCCGGCTGCAGTGGCGCCGCCACCGAGCTCGCACCCGTGTCCGTCGTCATCCGCGTCGACCACGACACCCTTGAAACCGGCCTCGGCGCAGCCACCATCGACGGCATCGAGGAACCCATCGGCGCAGGAGCCCTCCGCAGGCTCGCCGCGGACGCGAACCTCATCCCCATGGTCCTCGGCGGACCCTCCCAGGTCCTCGACCTCGGCGCCGGCGCCCGCCTGTTCACCCGCGGACAGAAAGTCGCCCTCGCCGAACGCGACGGCGGCTGCGCCTGGACCGGCTGCACCCACCCACCATCCTTCACCGAAGCCCACCACATCACCTGGTGGTCACAAGGCGGCCCCACCAACCTCGACAACGGCATCCTCCTCTGCCCCTTCCACCACCACCGCATCCACGACGACCACTGGACCATCACCATCCAGAACGGCATCCCCTGGTTCATCCCACCCAGCCACATCGACCGCCACCAAACCCCCATCCGAGGCGGACGCATCCACCTCGCCGCCTCAACCAAGGCACCCGCCTGCCCTTCGACAAGCTCAGGGACCGACACGCGAACCACCCTTCGACAAGCCCGGTGAACGACACGCGAACCACCCTCCGACAAGCTCAGCGAACGACGACGCCGTCCTCGACAACCCGGCCACCCCGGTCCCTGAGCCTGTCGAAGGGCACACGACGCGCGCCCCGTCCTCCGCAGACTCACCCCGCGGCGACGACCTCTTCCACCGCCACCCGCGCACCGACGTCCGCCAGCCGCGCGCGCGCCGCGATGAACGCCTCGCGCAGTCGCGCGTCCGATCCGAGGTCGCCGAACACGACCTCCAGGTCCAGGAACGCCCCAGGGCGCTCCGCCTCCTGCGCGACGGCCGCCTGCAACTCGGCCAACCGCCGATCGACCGGGGCAAGCTCCCGCCCGTCGTCACCGACACCCTCGATGAACCGACTCCACGCTGCGAGGACGAGCGCCGAACGCGCGATCCCGCCGCCGGTCCGCAACTGCTCACGGACCACCGGGAGCAGGAACTTCGGGATGCGCTCCGACCCGTCGACGATCTGCCGCGCCAACGTGTCCTTGACCGCCTCACTGCCGAACCGGCGCATCAGCTCCGCACAGTACGCGTCGATGTCGATGCCCGGGACCGGCGCGAGCGTCGGCCGCGCCTCCTCGTGCATGTACCCGAGGAGGAACCGCGAGAACAGCTCGTCGCGGCAGACGTCGTGCACGTACGTCTCCCCCGCCAGCAACCCGAGGTAGCTCATCGCCTGGTGGGAGGCGTTCAACAACCGGAGCTTCATCAGCTCATACGGCTCGACGTCCTCCACGAGCTGCACGCCCACCTGCTCGTATGGCGGACGACCGTCGGAGAAGTCGTCCTCGAGCACCCACTGCTCGAACGATTCCGAGAGCACCGGCCAGCGGTCGTCGATCCCGAACCGCTCGGACACGAACGCACGCTGCTCGTCCGTCGTCGCCGGCGTGATGCGGTCCACCATCGAGTTCGGGAACCGCACCTCGACACCGATCCAGGCGGCGAGCGCCGGGTCGATGCGCTCGGCGAAGGCGAGGACCGCCGTCCGGGCGACGTGCCCGTTGCCCTGGATATTGTCGCAGGACATGACCGTGAACGGGACCGCACCGGCGTCGCGTCGGGCACGGAGGGCCGCCGTGATGAACCCGAGCGGGCTCTGCGGCAGCGCCCCCGCCGGCAGCCCGTCGAGATCCGCGAGCGTCGCACCGTCGCTCGGCTCGAAAGCCCCGGTCGCATCGTTCACCCCGTAGCCGCCCTCGGTGATCGTGAGCGACACGATCCGCGTCGACGGATCGCTCACGCGGGCGAGGACCGCTTCCGGGTCGTCGGGAGCGAACAGGTACTCGACGATCGACCCGACGACGCGTGCCTCGACCTCGCCGTCCGGACTCGTCGTCACGAGCGTGTAGAGCCGGTCCTGAGCGCCGAGCGCGTCCCGCATGGCGGCGTCACCGGCCAGTGTGCCGACGCCGACGAGCCCCCAGGACGCGTGTTCGTCGCCGGGGAGCCCGAGCACGCGGTCGACGAACATCGCCCCGTGCGCACGATGGAAGGCGCCGACCCCGAAGTGGACGATGCCGGGTCGGATGGCCGAGCGGTCATAGGCGGGGACGGCCACCCGCTCGTCGAGAGCGGTGAGGGTGGCGTCGGAGAGCTGGGTCATGTGGTGCCTTCTCGTCGGTGAGCGGGTTCCGGGTGGTGCAGGTCGAGCGTGCTGGGGCTGCAGGGTGGGTCAGACGCCGTGGGTGGATTCGGTCTCCACCGGCGTCGATGCGTCGAGCGTGACGATCCGGGTGGCACGTTGCTTGGTCGCGTCGACCAGGCGGGCGTTCGGCTCGTCGACGCCGAGCACCCAGGCTTCAGCCTCGTCGCGCGGGTGTCCGTGACCGAGGCGTCGGGCGATGAGTCGGTCGCGGCGGACCTCGTCGTCCACGTCGACGTACCAGGACTCGTCGAGATGCGCGGCGACACCCTGCCAGCCGTGGTCGTCGAACAGGAGGTAGTTGCCCTCCGTGATCACGAGCGGCACCTCGGGTCGGACGAGGACGGCACTGCCGATCGACGCCTCGAGCGAGCGGTCGAACCGGGGTGCGTAGATGGGTGTGCCCGGTGAATCGGCGGTGCGTCCGGCACGGGCGAGGCGGGACAGCAGTGCGACGTAACCGTCGACGTCGAAGGTGTCGGGCGCGCCCTTGCGGTCGCGTCGCCCGAGGCGGACGAGCTCGGCGTTGTCGAGGTGGAAGCCGTCCATCCCGACGATCACGGCCTGGTCGCCGAGCGCCGCAGCGATCGCGTCGCTCACGGTGGACTTGCCCGCACCGGGTGCCCCGACGATCCCGAGGATCCGGCGGGACCCGGTGGCGGCGAGCGAGCGGGCGTGATCGATGAGGCCGTCGAGGTCGACGAAGCCATCGAGGCCGGTCCCGGCGGTGGTCGTCGTGCCGCTCATCGTGATGCCTGACCTCTCCTGGGAGCCGACCGGTCGCGGTCGCGCCGTCGCCCGACTCACGGTAAGTCCAGGGGATGCGTGTGTCAACACCAGATGTCACCGGTGTCATCATCTGCGACAGAAATCCATGTCACGGGTGACATGGCCGTCATTCCGTGGTTATGATGCTCCCGACCCGGTGCACCGACGCACGGGCCTCATCACGTCGATCGGACCACCTCATGACTGACTTCAACGGCCGCACCATCCTCGTCACGGGAGCGAGCGGCGGCATCGGCGGCGCCACCGTCCGCCACCTCGTCGCAGCGGGCGCGCAGGTGATCGCCTCCGGTCGCAACGTCGAGCACCTCGACGCCATCGCCGCTGAGACGGGCGCCGAACCGCTGCCCTTCGACCTCACCTCGGAGGACAGCATCCGCGACGCGATCGAGGGACGCGACATCTGGGGCGTCGTCAACTCCGGCGGTTGGGGCGGCGAGATCGCCTCCCCTCAGGAGACCGACATCGACGTGTTCGACAAGGTCATCAGCATCAACGCACGCGGGTCACTGCTCGTCACCAAGTACGCGTCCCGCGAGATGATCCGCCAGGAACGCGGCGGCGCGATCGTGAACGTCTCCAGCCAGGCGAGCCTCGTCGCGCTTTCCGGCCACATCTCCTACGGCTCGTCGAAGGCCGCGCTCGACAACATCACGCGGGTCTCCGCCCTGGAACTCGGGAAGTACGGCATCCGGGTGAACGCCGTCAACCCGACGGTCGTGATGACGCCGATGTCCGCCTGGTACTGGGGTCGGCCCGACATCGAAGGCCCCTTCCTCGAGGCGATGCCGCTCGGCAAGTGGGCCACCGAGGACGACATCGCCGGCCCGATCACCTTCCTGCTGAGCGACGCCGCCGGCATGATCTCGGGCGTCTCGCTGCCGATCGACGGCGGCTACACCGCGCGCTGACCCGAACCGGCAGGACCGAACGGGGGGACCCGAGCATGGCCACGATGCGCCAGATCGCCGCAGCCGCCGGCGTGAGCGCGAAGACGGTCTCGCGGGTCTTCAACGACGACCCGCACGTCCTCCCGGCGACCCGAGAACGGGTCGAGTCGATCATGCGGGAGCTCGACTACGTGCCGAACTCCCTGGCGACGGCGTTCCGCTCGGGCCGCCCGTCGGTCATCGGGGTCGCCGTCCCCGACATCGTCGACCCGTTCTTCGCCGAGATCGCACGTGCGGTGGAGCGGACGGCGCGCGATCACGACATGTCGACGCTCGTCACGAGCCTCGGCGACGACCCGGACCGCGAGCGCGCGGTCCTCGAGCCGATGCTCCGGCGTCAGCTGGCCGGAGTGGTGCTCGCGCCGATCAGCGACGACCAGAGCTCACTGGCAGCGTGGGCGTCGCGGACGCCGTTCGTGTTCGTCGACCGCGCGCCAGGCGGGCTCGCTGCCGACGCGTTCACGCAGGACGACTTCGGTGGAGCGTTCGCGGCGACGACCCACCTCGTCGAGCACGGCCACCGCCGGATCGCCTTCGTCGGCGACCAGCTGGCCCTGCCGACGACCGCCGAGCGGCTGCGCGGGTATCGGGCCGCACTCACCGAAGCCGGGCTGCCCGCCGACGAGGAGCTCGTCGCCCTCGGCGCGGCGACCCGCGAAGGGGCGGCGCGCGCGCTGGCGGCCATCGACTCGCGGGCGACGGCCCTGTTCTCGTCGAACGCCGTCTGCACGATGGCGTTGCTGCCCGCACTCGCCGAGCAACCGCTCCCACTCGTCGCGTTCGGCGACTTCCCCCTGGCCGAGCTCCTGCGACCGTCGGTGTCCGTGATCACGCAGGACCCGGAGGCCCTCGGCCGACTCGCTGCGGAACGGATCATCGATCGCCTCGACCGCCCCGACGCGCGGTACCGCCGGAGCACGGTCCTCCCGGTGCACCTCGTCGAGCGCGACTCATGCCGCGCCGCGTCCGCGACGCGCTGAGCCCTCCCCGCTGGACGATCCGGGTCCCCCAGCCCGCCCACGTGCCCGCGAGCGCTTCCCACCCCTCGACGGGCTCGGGAGCGGCAGACTATCGCCCACGCAGTGCCGCCGCCTCGCTGAGCCATCGGCTGTAGAGGTCCCAGGGGTCGACGTCGCGGGCGACCGAGGCGATGTGGGC from Plantibacter flavus includes these protein-coding regions:
- a CDS encoding ATP-binding cassette domain-containing protein, which encodes MTTPVLEARGLTRQFGHVRALDEADFEVYPGEVTALIGDNGAGKSTLVKALSGNLAVDSGVIRFEGEPITLTSPMQSSALGIETVYQDLALAPHLDPVQNVYLGREIMRPGLGGLLGLMNVKEMSKQSRHAFDELGATVRSLTDPVGAMSGGQRQAIAIARAVHWANKVVFLDEPTAALGVRQTKNVLETIRRVRDKGIAVVFISHSMPHVMEVSDRVQVLRLGHRAATVDTKDTNMEELVGLMTGASTRNVA
- a CDS encoding HAD-IA family hydrolase; translation: MIVVVAGAAGSGKTTLGRELARALRLPLLDLDTITNPLLDGLGAVTDPDGAEPLHWNDAKLRPTMRPARYAALRAVLADQRDSGVGAVLVAPFTAELRGGAEWDALVEAAGVAPKVVWLHADAATLAARRAERGAERDTHIVDPSSDTPPAIEHLSIEAALSTSQQLAAVQRALGLGRTIEASAPIFDQVFAAGLFDLDGTLIDSTPAVNRSWAQLAREYGLEGDLLAAGHGQPAAQVLAAIFPPEQVAEALARIIEIEADEVADVIALPGAAEALAALGDDAKAIVTSGTRLIAGNRIAAAGLVRPEVVVTFDDVTKGKPDPEPFLLGRTRLGMESQPCVVFEDAPAGLAAARAAGCWTVGIAGTHEAHELDADLVIDGLFQLRLEPVTEGGFRLVPVSLG
- a CDS encoding ABC transporter permease, which codes for MSAVKQAEMGPETTAIETAKDRETPIKKLFKAQAFQIFIVLLVVIAIFSAIAPDTFAQLSNLRLVVQNASILAVLGVGMTYVIITSGIDLSIGSVLVFSGVVSATTMRAMGGDDWGTAIVGILVSIGVGILWGTFNGILISKAKVPPLIVTLGSLGMALGLAQILTGGVDIREVPSVLTDSIGYGNIFGAVPIISVIALVVVIIGALVLHKTKFGLYTYAVGSSEEAARRVGVKVDRHLIRIYAISGGLAGLAGILSLSQFGTTAIAGQSQTNLNVIAAVVIGGTSLFGGYGTIFGTVVGLFIPAVLQNGFVITGVQPFWQQVAVGAVLILAVYVDQVRRSSAARGGSTSFWRALVSRKKK
- a CDS encoding LacI family DNA-binding transcriptional regulator, which produces MAAQSGVSIKTVSRVVNGEPSVHPETRSRVLEAIDRLGYVPNTAARSLKSGTGGAIGVLIDSLADPFFASLVSAIEARALKEGLSVLVASTGLDEGRERDQLTGFIAGHQVAGVIIAPVAAELPYLEAFRNVTPVVAVDRPLAAFDSVVVDDYAATQLAIRQFVELGHTRIAFYDRDERFLTIRRRYQGYTDVLAEAGIDLDPSLVSWTIDGSLDYAAETERLLGLEDPPTAFFASNAKAAIGLTSSLHRIGREETAHIAFGDFTLADVLRPAVSCINQDPFFIGTAAIERLLELRESPADEPREWVVPTSLVSRGSGEIPGPAPRHTVDARTASTTSMVGGPAA
- a CDS encoding ABC transporter substrate-binding protein; translation: MKWKKSVLGVLALGASAGLMLTGCSGGASSGGSSAGAGSDGYKIAFIQGVAGDEFYISMQCGIESAAKDAGATVTTQGPEKFDPTLQKPLVDSVVASKPDAILVAPTDVKAMEAPLKAAADAGIKVVLVDTTVDDPSFAVSQISSDNKGGGAAAFDAIKEAHPEGGKVLVVSVDPGISTTDARAEGFQEAVKGDDKFTDLGVQYSHNEPSTAAEIVTAALQKDPDIVGIFAANLFAAEGSATGVKQAGKEDSVTIVGFDAGPAQVKQLKEGTVQALVAQEPATIGSDGVAQAIAALNGDKVEAKIQTGFTIITKDNVDGDAKDAVYQSKCG
- a CDS encoding class I mannose-6-phosphate isomerase, whose amino-acid sequence is MSTTQPTRLAQPTRLAPNLIEHFYRGGDRIAGLRGIEQQSEFQPEEWLGATVSRADQEPGGAIGLARTVDGVLLRDLVAADPEQWTGAGQDHGTDAADTGILVKLLDARQRLPVHVHPDRAFAASHLDCAYGKTEAWFILDAEPGSAVHLGWSEDVDPDELDRRRDAQDSEWMLSHMNRIVVERGMGILVPAGTAHAIDGGIFLAEVQEPTDLSILLEWSVTTSTRDESHLGLGFETVMGAVSTKALPQSEIEHLVVLHDLDARTDAPVSLLPAAADPYFQLFAVAPGTDGSAPVDAGFSVALALTGAGALVPEAGTEAVDFAAGEVFAVPAGFGPWTVSGSGTVLAAGPGAGWPATLASGDIR